The proteins below come from a single Solea senegalensis isolate Sse05_10M linkage group LG2, IFAPA_SoseM_1, whole genome shotgun sequence genomic window:
- the LOC122765555 gene encoding pyridoxal kinase-like produces the protein MECRVLSIQSHVVRGYVGNKSATFPLQVLGFEVDSVNSVQFSNHTGYAHWKGQVLTAEELNVLYEGIKLNKVNQYDYILTGYSRDTSFLEVVVDIIQELKKANPSLVYVCDPVMGDQGAMYVPENLLPVYKDKVVPLADILTPNQFEAELLTGRKIITEEDAVEVMDLLHKMGPETVVLTSTDLPSKRGDQFLVALGSKKIVKPDGTNANQKICLDIPKVDAVFVGTGDLFAAMLLAWTHHHPNDLKAACEKTVSVMHHVIKRTITYANEMAGPGKKPSPAQLELRMVQSKADIENPAIIVEAKVLQKSSH, from the exons GTGCTGGGCTTTGAAGTGGACTCCGTCAACTCGGTGCAGTTCTCCAATCACACAG GCTATGCTCACTGGAAGGGACAAGTGCTCACAGCAGAGGAGCTGAATGTCTTATATGAGGGTATCAAACTCAATAAGGTGAACCAGTATGACTACATTCTCACTG GGTACAGCAGGGACACGTCCTTCCTGGAAGTGGTGGTTGATATAATTCAGGAGCTAAAGAAAGCCAACCCAAGCCTGGTATATG TTTGTGATCCTGTTATGGGAGACCAAGGTGCTAtg TATGTTCCAGAGAATCTATTGCCAGTATATAAGGACAAAGTAGTGCCTTTGGCTGACATCCTCACACCCAACCAATTTGAAGCAGA gcTGTTAACTGGGAGGAAAATTATTACAGAGGAAGATGCTGTTGAG GTGATGGACTTGCTTCATAAAATGGGTCCAGAGACTGTGGTCCTCACTAGTACTGACCTGCCCTCTAAACGTGGTGACCAGTTCCTGGTGGCTCTTGGGAGCAAAAAAATAG TGAAACCAGATGGGACTAACGCCAATCAGAAAATCTGCTTGGACATCCCCAAAGTGGATGCTGTATTTGTGGGGACGGGTGACCTGTTTGCTGCCATGTTGCTGGCCTGGACTCATCATCACCCAAATGACCTAAAG GCTGCCTGTGAAAAGACCGTGTCAGTGATGCACCATGTCATTAAGAGGACCATTACTTACGCCAATG AAATGGCTGGTCCCGGGAAAAAGCCCAGTCCTGCGCAGCTGGAGCTGAGGATGGTTCAGAGCAAAGCTGACATCGAGAATCCCGCCATCATAGTGGAAGCTAAGGTTTTACAGAAGTCGTCACACTGA